A single region of the Vicia villosa cultivar HV-30 ecotype Madison, WI linkage group LG4, Vvil1.0, whole genome shotgun sequence genome encodes:
- the LOC131596851 gene encoding uncharacterized protein LOC131596851: protein MDTPIDTVKEAKRHTHTYSFFREPLTVLKGLSSLMTAFCLKSFTDDYGNILTLLGTVVETPALQTLMQFYDPEMRCFMFQDYQLAPTLKEYSIILNLKIKDEVPFIDIPKEVNFKLIASALYLSIKEVSDNWKSNGGVSGFSLKFLVRKAKEEFEKKNWNAYNALLAVAIYGIVMFPNVPNFVDSAVVHIFMGKNPIPTLLADTYYAVHSRYEKSGGAITCCLQLLFIWFLSLLPSKGPFVKTRDTLKWTHRIMSLTSYDIQWQRYRINVSEVIVGCGEFDNVPLIGTRGCINYNPVVSLRQLRYTLKDKPANHLISETVYFEKGSDPEKPKRIIVAWKKIRKHYGAHLGKKESLALTPYVKWIEKRVGSFLLPYDRVAPLQKQPPLILSEFVPTELYKNALATNYRLHEREQETNLKFFEEREAKMRLMHQLKQVEGASSSQASVQRCPYELLKEERLQLQRSESSLKRQKRDFDKQLAEEKAKTARLEEKLRRFRTQRRGDGGTHSIIR from the coding sequence ATGGACACTCCCATTGATACTGTCAAGGAAGCAAAGAGACATACGCACACCTACAGCTTTTTCCGAGAGCCGTTGACCGTATTAAAGGGTTTGAGTTCGTTGATGACCGCTTTCTGCTTGAAGAGTTTCACGGATGATTATGGGAATATTTTGACCTTGTTGGGAACCGTGGTTGAGACACCTGCTTTGCAAACTTTGATGCAGTTCTATGATCCTGAAATGAGGTGTTTCATGTTCCAGGATTACCAGTTGGCTCCGACATTGAAAGAGTATTCTATCATTCTCAATCTCAAGATAAAAGATGAAGTTCCATTCATCGACATTCCTAAAGAAGTGAATTTCAAGTTGATAGCttctgctctttatttgagcataaaagAAGTATCTGATAATTGGAAGTCGAATGGAGGTGTCTCGGGGTTCTCTTTGAAGTTCTTGGTGAGAAAAGCTAAAGAGGAATTTGAGAAAAAGAATTGGAACGCATACAATGCATTGCTTGCTGTGGCCATTTATGGGATTGTGATGTTCCCGAATGTTCCCAATTTTGTAGACTCGGCCGTAGTGCACATCTTCATGGGAAAGAATCCTATTCCAACATTGTTGGCCGATACTTATTATGCCGTTCATTCCCGATATGAGAAAAGCGGTGGTGCCATCACTTGTTGCCTTCAGTTGTTGTTCATCTGGTTTCTCTCTTTGTTGCCCAGCAAAGGACCCTTCGTGAAGACAAGGGATACACTCAAGTGGACACACAGGATTATGTCACTTACTTCTTACGATATTCAGTGGCAAAGGTACCGAATCAACGTTTCCGAGGTGATAGTCGGGTGTGGTGAGTTCGACAATGTTCCTTTGATTGGTACTAGAGGTTGCATCAATTACAATCCCGTGGTATCCTTGCGTCAGTTGAGGTATACTCTAAAGGACAAGCCGGCGAATCATTTGATATCAGAGACGGTCTATTTTGAGAAGGGGTCGGATCCAGAAAAGCCGAAGAGGATAATTGTGGCTTGGAAGAAGATCCGTAAGCATTATGGAGCTCATTTAGGGAAGAAAGAATCACTTGCTCTGACACCGTATGTTAAATGGATTGAAAAGCGGGTCGGAAGTTTTTTGCTGCCATATGACAGAGTTGCACCGCTTCAAAAACAACCTCCTTTGATTTTATCTGAATTTGTGCCAACAGAACTTTACAAGAATGCTTTGGCTACCAATTACAGGTTGCACGAAAGGGAGCAAGAGACTAACTTGAAGttctttgaagagagagaggcaAAGATGAGGTTAATGCACCAGCTCAAGCAAGTCGAAGGTGCAAGTTCAAGTCAGGCAAGTGTCCAGAGGTGTCCCTATGAGTTGTTAAAGGAAGAGCGTCTACAATTACAGAGATCAGAGAGTAGTCTCAAGAGGCAGAAGAGGGATTTCGATAAACAGCTAGCGGAAGAGAAAGCTAAGACCGCTCGACTTGAAGAAAAACTAAGAAGATTCCGAACCCAACGGAGAGGAGATGGAGGAACTCATTCTATTATCAGATGA